A single genomic interval of Helianthus annuus cultivar XRQ/B chromosome 6, HanXRQr2.0-SUNRISE, whole genome shotgun sequence harbors:
- the LOC110944302 gene encoding uncharacterized protein LOC110944302, with translation MGRGDKGEWVSNIRVVNEVSFIMLQESQLASLNGLDMGRFWGRGLFDFEHVDATGRFGGLVSIWDQNFFQKTSVHKHRYFLAVHGIIKGSGLNVCLVNVCAPQKINDKRALWRELKRFMQHNSTYWIVGGNFNSVRDRSERRNTKFNIAFSNEFNDFIDKVELHEYGLKGRKFTFVSGNKCSRIDRIFVSLNFLNDWPAAEYRALAREKSDHSPLVLKVAYRNFEPKPFRFFNSWIDRVGFDDMIKRAASNFQGSGAPDVCLMKKFKFLRNSILDWKKTILQMEEQEQHTIMLELEELDKEVECRDLLDEEQWTFWEGKKRVKELEEFKSKDLRQKARVKWAREGDENSSFFHGVANKRRVSNFIPGLSVNGVWISKPSFVKREVFSFFRNKFIEEMEERPYLECFDLKMLSDAEAESLVIPFSDKEIKEALFDCGSDKAPGPDGFNFRFIKKYWALFEEDFKKIFLQFQDTGRINRGMDGVFFHYSSA, from the coding sequence ATGGGTAGGGGTGACAAGGGAGAGTGGGTCTCTAACATTCGGGTGGTTAATGAAGTTTCTTTCATCATGTTGCAAGAATCCCAATTGGCGTCATTAAATGGTTTGGATATGGGGAGGTTTTGGGGTAGAGGATTGTTTGATTTTGAGCATGTTGATGCCACGGGGAGGTTTGGGGGTCTCGTTTCTATTTGGGACCAAAATTTTTTCCAGAAAACTTCAGTCCATAAGCATAGATACTTCTTAGCGGTTCATGGCATCATTAAAGGTAGCGGCTTGAATGTTTGTTTGGTGAATGTTTGTGCGCCTCAAAAAATCAATGATAAAAGAGCTCTTTGGCGGGAATTGAAGCGGTTCATGCAACATAACTCGACTTATTGGATCGTGGGCGGCAATTTTAACAGTGTTCGTGATAGGAGTGAAAGGAGAAATACTAAGTTTAATATTGCCTTTTCTAATGAATTTAATGATTTTATAGACAAGGTAGAGCTGCACGAGTATGGGTTAAAAGGGCGCAAGTTCACGTTTGTTTCGGGTAATAAATGTAGCAGGATTGATAGGATTTTCGTATCCTTGAATTTTCTGAACGACTGGCCGGCGGCAGAGTATAGAGCTTTAGCGAGGGAAAAATCGGATCATAGTCCGTTGGTGCTCAAAGTTGCATACCGGAACTTCGAGCCTAAACCTTTCCGGTTTTTTAACTCGTGGATAGATCGTGTTGGGTTTGATGATATGATTAAAAGGGCGGCTTCGAATTTTCAAGGGTCTGGTGCGCCGGATGTTTGTTTAATGAAGAAGTTTAAGTTCCTTCGCAACTCTATTTTGGATTGGAAAAAAACCATTTTACAAATGGAGGAACAGGAACAACATACTATCATGTTAGAGTTGGAAGAATTGGATAAGGAAGTGGAATGCCGCGATCTTTTAGATGAAGAGCAGTGGACGTTTTGGGAAGGCAAAAAACGGGTTAAGGAATTGGAGGAATTCAAAAGTAAAGATTTGAGACAAAAGGCTCGTGTTAAATGGGCTAGAGAAGGCGACGAGAATTCTAGCTTTTTCCATGGGGTGGCGAACAAAAGAAGGGTCTCAAACTTCATACCGGGATTATCTGTTAACGGGGTTTGGATCTCTAAACCCTCCTTTGTTAAACGTGAAGTGTTTTCTTTTTTTAGGAACAAATTCATTGAAGAAATGGAGGAGCGCCCGTACTTAGAATGTTTCGATTTGAAGATGTTATCGGATGCTGAAGCCGAGTCTCTTGTGATTCCATTTTCTGACAAGGAAATTAAGGAAGCGCTATTTGATTGTGGGAGTGATAAAGCTCCGGGTCCGGATGGTTTTAACTTTCGTTTTATCAAAAAGTATTGGGCTTTATTCGAAGAAGATTTTAAGAAGATTTTCCTACAGTTTCAAGATACGGGTAGAATCAATCGAGGGATGGATGGGGTCTTCTTTCATTACTCTAGTGCCTAA
- the LOC110864428 gene encoding uncharacterized protein LOC110864428 isoform X2 encodes MQEKSRLQEKRYSAFKGEIQKLQEIRFSDLKRENQNLRREVELQITNCEENDKVSSRDLTEALRTERAHLVKEIQLLSTKFETLEANLPPKIKAYSSVVEENRGRTIKACKFAVRLAIAGFIPFVIVPELLPYMGL; translated from the exons ATGCAGGAA AAATCGCGGCTTCAAGAAAAGCGTTATTCAGCATTTAAAGGTGAAATCCAAAAGTTACAG GAAATTCGCTTCTCAGACCTGAAAAGGGAAAACCAAAACCTTCGTCGTGAAGTTGAACTTCAGATTACAAACTGTGAAGAAAATGACAAAGTGTCGTCAAGGGACCTTACTGAAGCTTTAAGAACTGAACGAGCACACCTTGTGAAG GAAATTCAACTGTTAAGTACCAAATTTGAGACATTGGAGGCCAATCTACCACCGAAGATCAAGGCATATAGCTCTGTAGTTGAAGAAAACAGAGGTAGAACAATCAAGGCCTGCAAGTTCGCCGTACGTTTAGCAATTGCAGGGTTTATTCCTTTTGTGATTGTCCCTGAGCTATTGCCCTATATGGGGTTGTAA
- the LOC110864428 gene encoding uncharacterized protein LOC110864428 isoform X1, with the protein MGHLVKCVAGKSTHIRSLLSNRWSRTSSTVVVPVDAITTFVSKTDMQEKSRLQEKRYSAFKGEIQKLQEIRFSDLKRENQNLRREVELQITNCEENDKVSSRDLTEALRTERAHLVKEIQLLSTKFETLEANLPPKIKAYSSVVEENRGRTIKACKFAVRLAIAGFIPFVIVPELLPYMGL; encoded by the exons ATGGGTCATCTTGTGAAATGCGTCGCTGGGAAATCAACCCACATCAGATCTTTGCTATCGAATCGTTGGAGTCGTACATCATCTACGGTT GTTGTCCCTGTTGATGCCATAACAACATTTGTCTCCAAGACTGATATGCAGGAA AAATCGCGGCTTCAAGAAAAGCGTTATTCAGCATTTAAAGGTGAAATCCAAAAGTTACAG GAAATTCGCTTCTCAGACCTGAAAAGGGAAAACCAAAACCTTCGTCGTGAAGTTGAACTTCAGATTACAAACTGTGAAGAAAATGACAAAGTGTCGTCAAGGGACCTTACTGAAGCTTTAAGAACTGAACGAGCACACCTTGTGAAG GAAATTCAACTGTTAAGTACCAAATTTGAGACATTGGAGGCCAATCTACCACCGAAGATCAAGGCATATAGCTCTGTAGTTGAAGAAAACAGAGGTAGAACAATCAAGGCCTGCAAGTTCGCCGTACGTTTAGCAATTGCAGGGTTTATTCCTTTTGTGATTGTCCCTGAGCTATTGCCCTATATGGGGTTGTAA
- the LOC110864430 gene encoding uncharacterized protein LOC110864430 gives MTSLASSQSPTYIQRSTSQIMSQSSSGPVAATTDQRGSTVDAPAAAAAAAEENWRPAGRMRGSLSGWQYTEALRNQFIIQPSEPVQAARPPPVLNTPRPFIPPHLQALMANNPRPQAGGTSPGSGSGSDGSMAGGPGSDK, from the exons ATGACTAGTCTTGCAAGTAGTCAATCGCCCACGTATATTCAACGATCAACTTCCCAGATTATGAGCCAATCATCATCTGGGCCAGTGGCAGCAACAACAGACCAAAGAG GGAGTACGGTAGAtgcaccagcagcagcagcagcagcagcagaggAAAACTGGAGGCCAGCGGGACGTATGAGAGGAAGTCTTTCAGGGTGGCAATACACCGAAGCTCTAAGAAACCAGTTCATAATTCAACCAAGCGAACCGGTTCAAGCTGCTAGACCACcaccggttttgaacacccccaGACCGTTCATACCGCCTCATTTGCAAGCCCTAATGGCTAATAACCCGAGACCTCAAGCAGGAGGAACCAGTCCAGGTTCAGGTTCAGGTTCAGATGGTAGCATGGCTGGTGGTCCAGGTTCAGATAAGTGA
- the LOC110864431 gene encoding uncharacterized protein LOC110864431, which yields MGNEVLTGQSVVDAKAGTPESDLEQKIRSLESNLEKKHAELAAYEAAATAEMKNQCDMGIYELKGRMDSWDAKWAAQLEGVMANVEAATYEVKKYCIGAIISVGSLAIGAICMTACGFK from the exons ATGGGAAATGAAGTGCTTACAG GACAATCAGTTGTTGATGCTAAAGCAGGAACGCCAGAAAGTGATCTGGAACAAAAGATAAGAAGCCTAGAATCCAATTTAGAGAAGAAGCACGCCGAGTTGGCTGCATATGAAGCTGCTGCAACAGCAGAAATGAAAAACCAGTGTGACATG GGAATTTATGAGCTGAAAGGCCGAATGGACTCCTGGGATGCTAAATGGGCAGCCCAACTGGAAGGAGTGATGGCAAACGTGGAAGCTGCAACGTATGAGGTGAAGAAGTATTGTATCGGAGCCATTATATCAGTAGGAAGTCTTGCTATCGGGGCCATCTGTATGACGGCCTGTGGTTTTAAGTGA